TCTTGCCCTGGAAGGGGACGTCGTAGGAGTGGAACAAGGTCAGGTCCGCGTTCGGCACCAGTTGCAGCGCGGCGCGCAGCGCCTGGCGCGAGCCGGCGGAGAAGTCGGTGGCGACCAGCACGTCGCGGTAGGGCCGGCGCGGACGGGTCTTGACCACCAGCACGGGCTGGCGCGCCTGGCGGGCCAGCTTTTCAACCGTGGTGCCCAGCAGCAGGCGGCCCAGGGTTTCATCGCGCGCGGTGCCGGTGACGATCAGCGAGCAGCCGTAGCTGTCGGCGGTTTCCATGATGCGGACCAGCGGATCGCCGCTGACCACCACCACTTCGGTCGGCACGTCGGCGGCAGCCAGGTCCTCGGCCAGCTCGCGCTCGGCCAGCGCCTTGTGGTCCGTCGACAGGCGCCGCCACACGGGCGTGGTGAGGCGGGCCGGCGTGGCATGGGATTCCATGACGTGCAGGACGATGAGCTTGGTGTTGAGTTCCTTGGCCAGCTGCAGCGCGCGGTCCAGGGCGCGGTCGCCACGCGCGCTCAGGTCGGTCGCCAATAGGATGGGGCCAGTTTGCTGTGTCATACGTTCTCTCCCGGTTGTGGCTGGACTGCCGACTCCCGCGTGCGTGCGCTCCAGCCGTTCCGCCCTCGCGGGCCTTATCCCCATTGTCCCGCGGCTGCGCGGAGGGGGACTTGATAGATATCAACGCAAAGTCGAGCGTAAGGGATGGCGGGCGCGCAGGCAATGGCCGCCCGCCGCGCCGCCGGCTTAATACAATGGGGCCAGTTCCACTCCCTGTCTGCCCATGTTCCCGGATCTGTCTCCCGTCTTGCTGCACACGCTGTATCTCGTCGCCATCGTGGCGGAAGCGATGACCGCGGCGCTCTCGGCCGGCAGGCGCGACATGGACTGGATGGGCGTCTGCATCATCGCCTGCGTGACGGCGCTGGGCGGCGGTTCGCTGCGCGATGTGCTGCTGGGGCATTACCCGCTGACCTGGGTTGTCCATCCCGAATACCTGTGGATGACGGCGGGCGCGGCGATCTTTACGGCCCTGATCGCGCCCGTCATGCGGCGCCTGCGCAGCCTGTTCCTGCTGGCGGACGCGCTGGGCCTGGTGGCCTTCACGGTTATCGGCTGCCAGGTGGCGCAGCTGATGCAGCTGCCGATCACGGTGGTGCTGATCAGCGGCATGATCACCGGCTGCGCCGGCGGGGTGCTGCGCGACGTGCTGTGCAACGAGGTGCCGCTGCTGTTCCGCAAGGAACTCTATGCCAGCGTGTCCTTCGTGACCGGCGGACTGTATCTGGGTTCGCAAGCCCTGGGCTTGTCCGCCAATGCCGCGGTGCCGATCGCGCTGGCGGCGGGCCTGGCGGTGCGCCTGCTGGCTCTGCGCTTCAATTGGCAGATGCCGAAGTTCGTGTACCGGGACGATTGGGACTGAGGGGCAGGGCGGCATGGCGCTCTGCAACAATTTTCTTATTTATGTTTCAAGAAATTTCTAGTATCTTCACTAGGTCTCATACCATGCATTGCGCAGTACAAGGGGAGCCGATTGGACGTCAAAGCGCCCGCCACGATTCCGTATTTCCTGCAGGAACAGATTCGTGAATTGATCGTGGACGGCACCATCCGTCCGGGCCAGCCGCTGCGCGAACAGGAGCTGGAGCAGCGTTTCGGCACCAGCCGCAGCCCGATCCGCGAAGCGCTGCGCCTGCTGGAGTTGAGCGGTCTGGTCACCCATATCCAGCGCAAGGGCTTCAGGGTCACCCTGTACACCGAGGCCCAGATCCGCCATCTGTACCAACTGCGCGCCGAACTCGAGGCCTATTGCATCCGCCAGGCGGCGGATGCGGCCGATCTGGCGCCGCTGTT
The sequence above is drawn from the Achromobacter xylosoxidans genome and encodes:
- a CDS encoding universal stress protein, producing MTQQTGPILLATDLSARGDRALDRALQLAKELNTKLIVLHVMESHATPARLTTPVWRRLSTDHKALAERELAEDLAAADVPTEVVVVSGDPLVRIMETADSYGCSLIVTGTARDETLGRLLLGTTVEKLARQARQPVLVVKTRPRRPYRDVLVATDFSAGSRQALRAALQLVPNADLTLFHSYDVPFQGKNTPDDAITRSFYKGAEQSARDFIAETPELAQVAAPKVVLECGQPETVLSEYSFNHRSDLVVTGTHGRTGILRTAIGSVAERLLESLPSDVLIVRLLGDE
- a CDS encoding trimeric intracellular cation channel family protein, with the protein product MFPDLSPVLLHTLYLVAIVAEAMTAALSAGRRDMDWMGVCIIACVTALGGGSLRDVLLGHYPLTWVVHPEYLWMTAGAAIFTALIAPVMRRLRSLFLLADALGLVAFTVIGCQVAQLMQLPITVVLISGMITGCAGGVLRDVLCNEVPLLFRKELYASVSFVTGGLYLGSQALGLSANAAVPIALAAGLAVRLLALRFNWQMPKFVYRDDWD